TCAACAGTATTTGCCTAGACCAAGAATCCGATTAAAATTAACAATAAATTAACTTTTTCTGTAGTAACTCTGTCTTACGAAAGACTACTGGGTTTTTTGGGAAAAAATTAATAATACAACAAATTATTGCTGACCTGAATTAGATTGATCTGTCTTAGTAGATAGTTCTTGAATAGTAACGCGATCGCCTACCTTCAACCCTAATTCAGCCGCCAGTCCTCCGCGCAGTTCAATTACTTGGTCGATAGTTTTACTTGAAGGAAAGCCATCACAAGGATCGCTCTTGCAAGGAGGTGCATTACCAATGAGTGTTTGCACTACTCCATTTCGCAAAAATACCATGTCCAAAGGGATGAGTGTATTCTTCATCCAGAAAGCTACAGGTTGTGGCGGATTAAAATTAAATAGCATACCTTGGTCATCTGGTAAAGATGTCCGATACATCAAACCAATTGCCTGTTGCTGCGGCGTTTTAGCAACTTCTAAGTTAATTTTTTTACCTGCAATCAATGCTGTAGCTGAAAATGGTAATTTTTGACCTTGGGTTGGGATTGATGACACAGGGGGAGGTGAGGATAGCTGTTCAGTAGTTGTTTGATTTGGTTGAGATGAACTTGGTGCAGAACATCCCAACAGCATAACCCCCAATATTGTTATTAAAAAATTTATCTGACGATTCACTCTCGCTTCCTTTATATCTAGTGGGTATTGATTCTAACCTATCATTGTCGATTCATAGACTAACACCCTAATGATTAGTTCCTAGTTAAGTAGATAGGCATAAATAAACCTGTATTTGTTTTCCCAGTCACCAATCACCAGTCACCAGTTCTAGACATCACGAGTAATCTTTAATTTTAAGCAGCTACTTACTAAGTTTCCCGCAAAACATAGCCAACACCGCGCACTGTTTGAATTAAACGCTTTTCACCTTCTTCTTCAATCTTCAGACGCAGGTAGCGGATATATACTTCTATCACATTTGACTCGCCCATAAAGTCATATCCCCAAACATTTTCTAAGATTTGTTCGCGGGTTAAAACTTCACGCGGATGAGACATTAAGAATTTTAACAATTCATACTCTTTCATAGTGAGGTCAATCATGCGATTATTACGCATTGCTCGACGGGTACTAAGATCTAAAACGAGTTCCCCGAAGCGTAACTGTTCACTACTTCCTACTTCTGGTTTGAGGTAGAGGCGGATTAGTTGTAAAAAAGCTTCTGTTCGATAAGGTTTCAGGAAATAATCATCAGCACCAGCATTTAAACAAGCTACCCGATCTTCAACTGAATCACGAGCCATTAATAACAGCATTGGAACTCTGCTGCCTGTATTTCTGATTTGAGTACATAATTTTAAGCCAGATTCACCTGACAATGCTCGATCTACAACTATCATTGCAGGCTGGAGTTCACACGCTTGATGCAAACCGATGACCGCATCAGAGGCGACAACTGTTGTAAAACCTGCTTCTGTTAAGTCTAGACTGACTCGTTGAGCTAAAGCTTCATCATTTTCTACCAGCAAGACACAGGGATTGTGGTCAAGAACAATCATAGATCTACCCCACTATTGAGTAAGCGATCGCTTTTTTGGTTGCTCAAGTACTTTTATCAGTTATACCTGGTGCAGCTACTCAAGCGTATACCTAAGTATTATTGCTTAAAGATTTTAGGAAGGAGTGCGATCGCCAACATTAATCAGTTATCTAGTTGGTTTCTGATCCACTAACAAAAAAATGATATAAACCTATTAAACACCTCCAATCTGGAAAATTTCTTCAATTCCAGTCTGTATCTGTTTAAACTGCTGCCGTTGCTGATCAATCCAAACTTTTTCGACTTCACGCTGTTCAGGTGTTTCTTGTTGATATCTCTCTTGTCGCTTTAAGAATTCATTATCAAAGGAAATAACTGCTTCAAGCGTTTGAATCATTACTTCAATAGTCTCATCAAATGTTAAATTAATAAAATTTTCTATATCTGTAAATACATCATTTTTAAACTTAATAACTTCTGTGTTTATCTGTGTGCATCTGTGGTTAATTATCTAAAAATTCACTGATGCAAGAAGTCTAATAAAAACCAACTGAATATCAAATAAGCCCCTCCCCGAAATTCGCAGAGCTGTTTCATTTTCTAAAATTATATCTCAAGATTTGACCATATTTTTTTTTGATTACCGCCATAAAATCGAGTATTAATGTTTAATAGTAATTTTTACTGGTGGTTGATTAATAACTTATATACTTAAGTACCATTAAGTAAGTTTATACCTTATACAGTCAGGCTTTAACCCCCTATTAAATGTTTTTTTATCAAAAAAATATGGGTACTTTTTTCAAATCTTAAGCCAAAGCTTGTTCACAAGCGAGCAACTTGTCCCATTGATTACTTAACCACCTTTTTCCCTCTGTTATCGATCTGAACCCTAAACTGCGGAAAAGATTCAAGACAATTGTTTTCAAAATGGAAAAATTAGTAACTGCTTAAACTAATAAACATCTTTTTTTGTGAAATAATTAGCGACCGCTATGATTTTATCAGGTAGCGCTCGCTATTTCTTTAGGTATTTTGCTCCGAAAATGAAACAGCCCTGCCTGTCAGGGGGGCAGGGGGAGGGGTTTCTAAGGCAACTCTACAGAAGTAGGCTTCGCAATATGAGGCAAACCCCAACCTAACTTTTCTCGTAAAATTTTGAAAAACTCCGGTGATTGTAACCGAATAAACCGAGCATTATAGTGCGATCGCTCTAAATGTACCTGATCATCCGGCAACACATAACACCCTGCATTTCCATCAACTACCATCACCAAACGATTACTATTAGCTGGAAAAATAGTGACAGGTTCAGTATCCGCAAACACCAAAGCGCGAGAAGCCAGAGAATGCGGACAAATAGGCACTAACTGTAAAGCAGCCACATCAGGTGTTACAACTGGGCCACCAGCACTCAAAGAATAAGCCGTTGAGCCTGTCGGTGTTGACACAATTATCCCATCAGCCGCAATATCTACCATTGCATGGCGACCAACCACGACCTCAAAATGGCACATACTCGTCAACGGTTCCCGATGAATCACCATTTCATTAAGACATAATGCTTCCCACAGCATATAGTCATCACGAACTAGCTTCACCGAAAGCATTGCCCGTTCTTCTACTTCATACTCTCCAGCAAGTACGCTTTCTATCGCTTTTGGCAATTCATTTATATAAACTTCTGTCAGAAAACCCATGTGACCAGTATTCACCGTCAACAGAGGAATTCCACAAGGCGCTACCTGACGGAAAGCCGCCAACACCGTCCCATCTCCTCCTAACACGATCGCGAAACTCATGTCCGCATCAAAACCTGGAGGAGCCAAAGATTCAATTGGTGTATGGCAAACTGGGCGGTCAGGATGAGAATAACCTAAAATTCCTCCCTCTCCGGTAGCCATACAAACATCCCAACCACAGGATGTCAGCTTGTCCCGCAACTCCGTAGCGATTCGACAAGCTATTGGTTTAACGTCATTATAGATAATGCCTGCTTTCGGCACGCTTCTAGTCCGCTTGAAGATTTAAAGGTCAAAAATGCGCTGTTGGCTGTGAAGTTGATAATTTCACATTTTACCTGTGCTTGGTAGCCACAACCTACACACCGACAAAAATTTAGCCAGTGCAGCAACTCTGCTGCTCTGCAATTGCCGTGAAGCTAATAGCTACTGTATCTGCCAAACTATAAAAGAAAGACAGAGTTTTGCAGCAAACTTCACCCAATTTCGCCAGAATACCACGCTTTGAGTTGCTAAATACTTATCTCTAGCTGTAAAGATTTAAAAAGTAAGTTTTCTTTTTGACTTTTTCTTTTTAGCTTTTTCTGAATCCAATTCCTTCAGCTTCTTCAAAATTCTACCAAAGTACTCTTGCAAGTAAGCCTCTAAAGTAGTGGTTTCTTTAGGATCTATCCCAAATACTCGATAGACATCATCCATCGGCGCATCCAATGGTTTACCAGTAGCTAAAACTTCCGCAAAAGATAACCTATCAGCTATATTCCATCCCCACTCAAAAAACCGCGTTATTCCGCGTACAGTACGCAATACACCTAATGGTAGGCGTGTCACCTTAGCTTCTCGCCCAGACTGACGCTCACATAAGCGGATAATTTCATAAGCACCCCATGCACGACTACCTACAACTGGAAATGTCTGCTTTTCCGTTTCTGGAACTGATAAAGCGCGTACAGCAAATTTAGCAACGTCTTGGGTATCCATATAAGCCATTGGTGACGTATCACCCGTTACCCAAACTGCTTGATTATCTAATATAGGAATTGCATATTGACCAATTAGCCCTTGCAAAAAGCCACAAGGACGCAAAATTGTGTAATTTAATCCTGATTCAGCTAAAAATGCCTCTGTACACCGCTTAATTTCCATCAACGGCACGTGGCTATATTTCTCAGCATCCAAAATTGAGAAGAAAATATACCGTTTAACACCTGCTGTCACCGCAGCTTGAATTAGTGCAACTTTACCGTCCCAGTCTACCTGTTTAATACTGAGTGAGTCTGTCGCTCTTGCAGTAGCAGCATCAATAATAGCTGTAACGCCCTCTAAGGCTGGTGGTAGAGTTTCCGGTTCACAAATATTACCCCGTACTAACTCAGCACCCCATTCTTTTAAAAAAGCCGCTTTTCTAGGACTCCGTACTAAGCAACGGACTTGATAGCCTTCATCCAAGGCTTTACGCGCTATTTGTCTTCCTAAAGTACCAGTGGCACCAACGATTAATAAAGTCATCAATGATAAGTAACGAATCTTAAACTTTCTCTAAGATATTATCAGAATTTTATGAGTGATCTATAAGAAAGTTAACAAATGCTCAGGGGAGGCGAAAAAGTATGATCTATCCCTTGATCATGCCTATCTCCCCTAAAACTAAAAAAATTTCCATAAATTCCAGGTGCGTGACATAAAAAACAATGTAGAGACGTTGCAAGCAGCGTCTCTACATTCCGATAAAAGGAGATGGCTAAAAGATTATTCTTCGCCGCCTTGGATTTTAAGTAACAAAAAGCCTAAGCCTAAGCCGACTAAAATCAAAGTTGAGGACAAAATTGCTGCATTGAAAATTTCACCTGTCATTGGTTAAACCCTCCTGATCGCTAATAAACAAAAACTGGCACATCATTGTAAAGCCAATATTAAGCCTATTGTCCAGATTTAGAAATAGTTCCAGTCTGGACTAGAGATAAACTACTAGCATTAGTTGTGACCGCAAGCAGTATTTTAAAACAGCTTAGGTAAAGTAAAAATGAATATGAGTCAAACTTTATTTACAAAAACTGATACAAAACTTGATAGTGAGCAAAAGCGCAGCCGTTTAGCTGTAACACTAGGAGATCCGGCGGGTATTGGTACAGAAGTAGTCTTAAAAGCGTTGGCAGACCCGCAGATAACGCACAATCTAGATATTACGGTAGTTGGTAGTAAATCACTGTTGCAAAAAACCTACCTACATTTGCAACAGCAAAATCATCAGAATTCTGATTTATTGATTGACCCTGCTAAGTTAACAATCCTTGATGTGCCATTAGATAGGTCAATAGAGAGTCAGATTAGTATTGGTACTGGTAATGCAGCCAGTGGGGAAGCGAGTTTTGCATATTTAGAAACTGCGATCGCACGTACCCTAGAAGGTGAATTTCAAGCTATAGTCACCGCACCCATTGCTAAATCTGCATGGAAGGCAGCAGGATATGATTATCCTGGTCAAACTGAATTATTAGCACTGCGAGCGCACGTTACCAAATTCGGGATGTTATTCGTCGCGCGATCGCCTTATACTGGCTGGACACTCCGCACCTTACTTGCTACCACTCATATCCCCTTACGTGCAGTCGCAGATACACTCACGCCAGAGTTAATGAGTTTGAAGTTAGATTTATTAGTAGAGTGCTTAGAGCAAGACTTTGGTTTAAAAACCCCTAAAATTGCGATCGCAGGTTTAAATCCTCATAGCGGCGAACAAGGACAACTAGGGCGCGAAGAAATCGACTGGTTAATTCCCTGGTTAGAACAACAACGCGATCGCTATCCTAATTTACAACTAGATGGCTTCATCCCACCCGATACCATGTGGGTAAAACCTGCTCAAGCTTGGTACGGCAACATTTTAGAACCCCAAAAATCCACAATTCAAAATACCGCCGATGCTTATCTTGCTCTTTACCACGATCAAGGTTTAATTCCCGTTAAACTGATGGCATTTGACCAAGCCATCAACACCTCAATCGGCTTACCCTTCATTCGCACATCACCCGATCATGGCACAGCATTCGATATTGCAGGTCAATGTATAGCTAATTCTAATAGTATGAAAGCAGCGATCGCACTAGCAGCAGAATTAGCCCAACAAAGACAAAACCTGCCCATTTTCACCGTGTAATGATTAATGCAGCCAGTATACGGAAAATACTTAAAATCTCCCCCTCCCCGAATTTTGGGGATGGGGTTGGGGGGTGGAGTAATACGTTTAACTCACTCCTGCCTTGTTTTAAGGCTACTCATTTTAGATAAATGGGGGATGGGGATAATCAAATAATTTAGCTAATCTTTTCATAAGAAGGGAAGATATATAAGATTAAATTATGATATTTATTTACGATATTAAGCTAGTAATCCTTTCAATATTAATTGCAGTTATTGCTGCCTATACAGCCCTAGATCTAGCGGGAAGAGTAACTGCTAGCAAAGGTAAAACTCAAAAGCTGTGGCTAATTGGAGGCGCTACAGTAATGGGAATAGGTATTTGGTCAATGCACTTCATTGGAATGCTGGCATATAAATTGCCAATTCCTATCGCCTATGATCTGCCAACAGTTGTAATTTCCCTGATCGTACCGATATTTGCATCTTTAGTTGCTTTATATCTTGTTAGTCGTCAGCATTTAACCAAAACAGCATTATTTGCTGGCGCTATATTTATGGGATTTACCATCGCTTCAATGCACTACATCGGCATGGCAGCAATGCGTATGCCTGCGATCGCCTACTATAATCCCAAATTTGTAATATTATCTGTAACGATCGCTATTACTGCATCATTAATCGCTCTGTGGTTATCCTTCAAACTTCGCCAAGCCAATACCCTCACTGATATCCTCAAAAAAATTGGTAGCGCCCTAATTATGGGAACTGGTATTGCTGGAATGCACTATACAGCAATGGCAGCAGTTACGATGCAACCCTCTTCCCAACTCAGCCAACCTGGAACCTATATTCTCGCTAGCTCTAGTTTGGCAGTAGCGATCGGCATTACCACCTTCATTATCCTAACTTTAACCCTACTTACATCTTTATTTGAACGTCGCCTCGATCTACAGCGCCACAAACTAGCTGCAATGGTCGAATCTTCCAATGATGCAATTATCACAACTACAAACAATGGAATTATTAGCACTTGGAACATGGCGGCAACCGAACTTTATGGTTATTCACCCTCTGAAGCGAAAGGTCGGCATATCTCATTCTTAACTGTGCCTGATAATCAAGAGATAAGTGAAATTTATCAACCACTTGAACAATCTGAAAGCATGGAAAACTTTGAAACCGTGCATCAGAAAAAAGATGGTCAACTTGTTAGTATTTCTCTAACCGTATCAGCAATTAAAGATAGTGTTGGGCAAATAATTGGTACTAGCATTATTGCTCACAATATCACCGAACGCCAACTCGCACAACAACTTTTAAAGCAACAAGCAGCATCATTAAAAGAACAAGCAGAATTACTGAATTTAGCACATGATGCAATTATAGTACGTGACTTAAATAATAATTTCACTTTGTGGAATAAAGGTGCAGAAGAAATTTATGGATGGACAGAAGCAGAAGCATTAGGCAAAACTTCTCATTCGCTATTACAAACAGAATTTCCTCAACCCTTATCAGAAATTCAAACTCAACTATTAACTCAAGACCGTTGGGAAGGTGAACTTATTCATCGAAAAAAAGATGGTACACAAATCATTGTGTCTAGCCGTTGGGCATTAAGACGCGATCAAAATAATCAACCTCTAGCTATTTTAGAAATCAACAACGATATTAGCGAGGTCTACGAAGAACTTCGTTTACGCAAACTTATTCAAACAGAACTAGAACAAGAGCGAGCATTTTTAAATGCCGTTTTAGAAAACATTGAAGACGGTATCGTTGCTTGTAATGCTCAAGGTAATTTAACATTTTTTAATCGTGCTGCCAAAGAATTTCATAGTATACCTGCTAAACATATACCTGCTAGCCAGTGGGCGCAACACTATAGTTTATATCTACCTGATAGTGAAACGCTTATGGAAATGGGAGACATTCCATTGTTTAGAGCATTAAAAGGCGAAATAGTTCGCAACTCCGAAATGGTAATTGCTCCTAAACAAGGATTAAAACGAACATTATTAGCTAGTGGACGAGGATTATTTGATGACAATGGCAACCAGTTAGGCGCTGTCGTCAGTATGCACGATATTACTGAACGTAAACAGGCAGAACAAGAACTTAACCAACTTAATCAAAATCTAGAAATTCGCGTACAACAACGCACTGCCGAACTAATCAAAACTAATCAAGAATTGCAAAATGAAATTGCAGAACGCATACAAACACAGATAGCTTTATCTCAAGCAAATCAAGAACTAAAAGAAAACGCATTACGTTTTCAATCTCTTGTCTCTAATATCCCTGGTGCTGTTTACCGTTGCAAATGGGATGACGATTGGGCTGTAGATTTCATTAGCGAAGCAATTTTTAATATTTCGGGATATCCTGCCAGCGACTTTATTAACAACTGCGTCCGTACTTATGACAGTATTATCCATCCAGAAGATAGGGAAAACGTACAAACTGTTGTACAGCAAGCATTAGCGCAACATCAACCTTACAGCTTAGAGTATCGTATTATTCATGCTAACGGTAGCGATCGCTGGGTTTATGAACAAGGACAAGCCCATCCTTCGTCAAGCGGTAACATTTTGTGGCTTGACGGAGCCATATTCGATATTAGCGAACGTAAGTTAGCCGAAAATCAAATTAAAAACAGCGAAGAGCGTTTCCGCTTATTAGTAGAAGGTGTAAAAGACTACGCGATTTTAATGCTAGATCCACAAGGTTACATTACTACATGGAATACAGGCGCAGAACGTATAAAAGGGTATCAAGCAGAAGAAATTATTGGTCAGCATTTCTCTCGCTTTTATACTGCTGAAGATGTAAAAAGCGGTAAGCCTGAGCGTATTCTCAAGGCAGCAATACAACAAGGGCGATATGAAGAAGAAGGTTGGCGTGTGCGTAAGAATGGCTCACTATTTATGGGTAGCATTTTAATTACAGCCCTACATGATGGAGCAGGAAACCTACGCGGATTTTCTAAAGTAACCCGTGATATTACTGAACGCAAGTATAACGAAGAAAAATTGCGTAAA
The DNA window shown above is from Oculatellaceae cyanobacterium and carries:
- a CDS encoding DUF192 domain-containing protein, which encodes MNRQINFLITILGVMLLGCSAPSSSQPNQTTTEQLSSPPPVSSIPTQGQKLPFSATALIAGKKINLEVAKTPQQQAIGLMYRTSLPDDQGMLFNFNPPQPVAFWMKNTLIPLDMVFLRNGVVQTLIGNAPPCKSDPCDGFPSSKTIDQVIELRGGLAAELGLKVGDRVTIQELSTKTDQSNSGQQ
- a CDS encoding response regulator transcription factor, whose product is MIVLDHNPCVLLVENDEALAQRVSLDLTEAGFTTVVASDAVIGLHQACELQPAMIVVDRALSGESGLKLCTQIRNTGSRVPMLLLMARDSVEDRVACLNAGADDYFLKPYRTEAFLQLIRLYLKPEVGSSEQLRFGELVLDLSTRRAMRNNRMIDLTMKEYELLKFLMSHPREVLTREQILENVWGYDFMGESNVIEVYIRYLRLKIEEEGEKRLIQTVRGVGYVLRET
- a CDS encoding NAD(+) kinase, with protein sequence MPKAGIIYNDVKPIACRIATELRDKLTSCGWDVCMATGEGGILGYSHPDRPVCHTPIESLAPPGFDADMSFAIVLGGDGTVLAAFRQVAPCGIPLLTVNTGHMGFLTEVYINELPKAIESVLAGEYEVEERAMLSVKLVRDDYMLWEALCLNEMVIHREPLTSMCHFEVVVGRHAMVDIAADGIIVSTPTGSTAYSLSAGGPVVTPDVAALQLVPICPHSLASRALVFADTEPVTIFPANSNRLVMVVDGNAGCYVLPDDQVHLERSHYNARFIRLQSPEFFKILREKLGWGLPHIAKPTSVELP
- a CDS encoding SDR family oxidoreductase: MTLLIVGATGTLGRQIARKALDEGYQVRCLVRSPRKAAFLKEWGAELVRGNICEPETLPPALEGVTAIIDAATARATDSLSIKQVDWDGKVALIQAAVTAGVKRYIFFSILDAEKYSHVPLMEIKRCTEAFLAESGLNYTILRPCGFLQGLIGQYAIPILDNQAVWVTGDTSPMAYMDTQDVAKFAVRALSVPETEKQTFPVVGSRAWGAYEIIRLCERQSGREAKVTRLPLGVLRTVRGITRFFEWGWNIADRLSFAEVLATGKPLDAPMDDVYRVFGIDPKETTTLEAYLQEYFGRILKKLKELDSEKAKKKKSKRKLTF
- a CDS encoding PetM family cytochrome b6-f complex subunit 7 translates to MTGEIFNAAILSSTLILVGLGLGFLLLKIQGGEE
- the pdxA gene encoding 4-hydroxythreonine-4-phosphate dehydrogenase PdxA; this translates as MNMSQTLFTKTDTKLDSEQKRSRLAVTLGDPAGIGTEVVLKALADPQITHNLDITVVGSKSLLQKTYLHLQQQNHQNSDLLIDPAKLTILDVPLDRSIESQISIGTGNAASGEASFAYLETAIARTLEGEFQAIVTAPIAKSAWKAAGYDYPGQTELLALRAHVTKFGMLFVARSPYTGWTLRTLLATTHIPLRAVADTLTPELMSLKLDLLVECLEQDFGLKTPKIAIAGLNPHSGEQGQLGREEIDWLIPWLEQQRDRYPNLQLDGFIPPDTMWVKPAQAWYGNILEPQKSTIQNTADAYLALYHDQGLIPVKLMAFDQAINTSIGLPFIRTSPDHGTAFDIAGQCIANSNSMKAAIALAAELAQQRQNLPIFTV
- a CDS encoding PAS domain S-box protein — translated: MIFIYDIKLVILSILIAVIAAYTALDLAGRVTASKGKTQKLWLIGGATVMGIGIWSMHFIGMLAYKLPIPIAYDLPTVVISLIVPIFASLVALYLVSRQHLTKTALFAGAIFMGFTIASMHYIGMAAMRMPAIAYYNPKFVILSVTIAITASLIALWLSFKLRQANTLTDILKKIGSALIMGTGIAGMHYTAMAAVTMQPSSQLSQPGTYILASSSLAVAIGITTFIILTLTLLTSLFERRLDLQRHKLAAMVESSNDAIITTTNNGIISTWNMAATELYGYSPSEAKGRHISFLTVPDNQEISEIYQPLEQSESMENFETVHQKKDGQLVSISLTVSAIKDSVGQIIGTSIIAHNITERQLAQQLLKQQAASLKEQAELLNLAHDAIIVRDLNNNFTLWNKGAEEIYGWTEAEALGKTSHSLLQTEFPQPLSEIQTQLLTQDRWEGELIHRKKDGTQIIVSSRWALRRDQNNQPLAILEINNDISEVYEELRLRKLIQTELEQERAFLNAVLENIEDGIVACNAQGNLTFFNRAAKEFHSIPAKHIPASQWAQHYSLYLPDSETLMEMGDIPLFRALKGEIVRNSEMVIAPKQGLKRTLLASGRGLFDDNGNQLGAVVSMHDITERKQAEQELNQLNQNLEIRVQQRTAELIKTNQELQNEIAERIQTQIALSQANQELKENALRFQSLVSNIPGAVYRCKWDDDWAVDFISEAIFNISGYPASDFINNCVRTYDSIIHPEDRENVQTVVQQALAQHQPYSLEYRIIHANGSDRWVYEQGQAHPSSSGNILWLDGAIFDISERKLAENQIKNSEERFRLLVEGVKDYAILMLDPQGYITTWNTGAERIKGYQAEEIIGQHFSRFYTAEDVKSGKPERILKAAIQQGRYEEEGWRVRKNGSLFMGSILITALHDGAGNLRGFSKVTRDITERKYNEEKLRKWADIFQHTSQGLVIATPGNECLELINPALAKMHGYTVEELIGRPFTDLLAPECITSVLERIHQSLSQDYYSLETKHIRKDKTVFYALVGVNNVRDEQGKISYIITNIQDITQRKQAETEILNSLQKATELNELKSRFIAMTSHEFRTPLATILSSTELLEYYSDKLPESEKQDLFRQIEAAIKRMTQLLEDVLVINKAEAGKLEFNPVPINLESFCRELIAEMQLSAGNKHKIIFTNKGHCISAVMDEKLLHHILTNLLSNALKYSPDGKDVEFELSCHSQQAIFKIKDHGIGIPCEAHEKLFESFQRAKNVGNIQGTGLGLFITKKMVNLHQGSINFISKVGIGTTFTVNLPLHIKVSIDE